One Choloepus didactylus isolate mChoDid1 chromosome 8, mChoDid1.pri, whole genome shotgun sequence DNA window includes the following coding sequences:
- the LOC119542811 gene encoding olfactory receptor 8S1-like, whose amino-acid sequence MALENHSTINEFILLGLSAAPHIQAFFFGLFLEIYLLTMTGNLMMLVVIRADSHLHTSVYFFLSHLAFLDLCFSSVTVPKLLENLLSQKKTISVKGCLVQAFFLIESGATEVCLLAVMAYDRYVAVCHPLHYRQMMSNQLCKGLVWGSWGLGFLDALLNILPTMNFNFCGDDSIPHFSCELPSLFSLSCSDVSTSFTVLLSSSLLYVLGTSFLIFYSYAQIVSTIVSISSSLGRSKTFSTCSSHLTTVLLLYGSAFLRYLMPTSGSPMELIFSVQYNVITPLVNPLIYSLRNKEVQAALKRTLRKYLHYDLKKISPQNMMCN is encoded by the coding sequence atggCCTTGGAGAACCATAGCACCATCAATGAGTTCATCCTCCTTGGTCTGTCTGCTGCCCCACACATCCAAGCTTTCTTCTTTGGGCTGTTTTTGGAAATTTACCTCCTAACCATGACAGGGAACCTGATGATGCTGGTGGTGATCAGGGCAGATTCTCACCTCCACACCTCCGTGTACTTCTTCCTGAGTCACCTTGCTTTCCTGGACCTTTGCTTTTCTTCTGTCACAGTCCCAAAGCTGCTGGAGAATCTGTTGTCTCAGAAGAAAACCATCTCTGTGAAGGGCTGTCTGGTTCAAGCCTTCTTTCTGATTGAGAGTGGAGCCACCGAAGTCTGCCTGCTCgcagtgatggcctatgaccgttACGTTGCCGTCTGCCACCCCCTGCACTACAGACAGATGATGAGCAACCAGCTCTGTAAGGGGTTGGTGTGGGGTTCCTGGGGCCTGGGCTTTTTGGATGCACTCCTCAACATCCTTCCAACGatgaacttcaacttctgtggaGATGATTCCATCCCACACTTCAGCTGTGAGctgccctctctcttctctctgtcctGCTCTGATGTCTCCACCAGTTTTACTGTCTTGCTCAGCTCCAGCCTCTTGTATGTGCTTGGAACCAGTTTCCTGATCTTCTACTCTTATGCCCAAATTGTCTCCACCATCGTGAGCATCAGCTCCTCCTTAGGTAGAAGCAAgaccttctccacctgctcctcccacctcacTACAGTCCTTCTGCTGTATGGCTCAGCTTTCCTGCGCTATCTCATGCCAACCTCAGGTTCACCAATGGAGTTGATCTTCTCTGTACAGTACAATGTTATTACTCCCTTAGTGAATCCCCTCATCTATAGCCTGAGAAACAAGGAGGTGCAAGCAGCTCTGAAAAGGACCTTAAGAAAATATCTCCACTATGACCTTAAGAAAATATCTCCACAGAATATGATGTGTAATTAG